The nucleotide window GAGACCCAGCGTATTTCTGCATCAACATTGAAAGGCTCCCAAGAGGTCGGGGTGGAGATGGTGATGGAGACGATGGCGCCAATGCTGGCGCTGTACGACGTAAGGATAAAGGCACCGCCCATGCCCAAGTCAGAAAGCTCGGCTTCAACGGGCGAAGCATCGGTAGCATGCCCAAAACGCAGCTGTACTTTTAGATTGATGGGTTGTCTGCCCTCACGTCTGAAATGTTGGTTGCCGTTCATCGGAGCCTCCGCTATAGGGGACTGTAGCCATTTTGCAACAGTTAACATAACACTTCCCAGTGAAAATTTCAGAATCTTCGATGCAAACTCAGCAAAGTATAGCCCTTCCGAGAAAACAAAGCGTTTTAGAGCGAAGTCTTGCGCGGTCGATGGGCCACTGTATCGCGGACTTTAATCTGATTGAAGCTCAAGACCGGGTGATGGTGTGTTTGAGCGGCGGCAAAGACAGTTATGCTTTGCTTCATCTTTTGGAAAGGGCCCGGCAACGAGCACCCGTTGCTTTTGAGCTCATTGTTGTGCATGTGGATCAAGGCCAGCCCGGTTACGATGGCGAGCCACTTGAGCGTTGGCTTCAAGAGCAGGGCTTTGAGTACCATATATTAAAAGAGGACACTTACTCGGTGGTGATCGATCGGGTCGAGGAAGGCAAGACCTACTGCGCTCTGTGTTCGCGCTTGCGTCGAGGGATTTTGTATACGACTGCAACGAAGCTCGGCTGCACGAAAATCGCGCTCGGGCATCATCGGGACGATACGATTGAAACCTTGCTCCTGAATATGTTTTTTGCCGGTTCGATGCGGGCCATGCCGGCGCGCCTTGTGAGTGATGATCAAAAACACGTGGTGATTCGACCTCTGCTTTATGCAGCTGAGTCGGACATTGCTGCGTTTGCTAAGGAGCAAGCTTTTCCTATTTTGCCTTGCAATTTATGTGGCTCGCAGGACAATTTGCGGCGAGCGCAGATCAAGCGGTGGCTAAAGGAACTTGAGCAGAGCCATCCCGGATTGCGACAAAACATGTTAGCAGCGCTAGGGAATATCAAAGCGGCTCATCTGCTTGATACCCGTATAAAACAAGAAAAAAACATCGTGGCTAAGCCGGGCCACTTGCCAGTGGTGACATGAAATATGGTCAAAAAAAGACAGATTAGTCATCTTTTAGTCAAAAAATCGCCAATTGTGGCATGTTGTGTTTTTGGGCTTCTATCGGCCTGCACACCCCAGGGCGATCCCGCCATCGCGGCGAGCGGTTTTCGCGATGATTTTGAGCGCAGTGAACTGGGTCCTCTGTGGAATAAAACCGGGGGCAACTACAGCTTGGTGGATGGTCAGTTGCGGGTAAGCGGTGCGCGCAATCATCCTTTGTGGTTAAAGCGGCGCCTGCCTCGTGATGTGCGGGTTGAGCTTGACGTGCGCAGTGAGTCCGAACAGGGCGATATCAAGGTCGAGCTGTTTGGAGACGGCAAGTCGCATGCCACTTCCGAGCATTATACGGCAACGAGCTATGTGATCATTTTAGGTGGCTGGAGCAATACCTTGAATGTGATTGCCCGCATGGATGAACATGGCTCCGATCGTGTGGTTGGACTCAAAAAACGCATCGAAATGGGCCAAGTTTATCATTTGCGCGTTGAGCGTAGGGGCGCCCTGGTGAGTGTTTGGCTTGATGGTCAAAAACTCGGGCAAATGCACGACAAACAACCGCTTTTTGGCCGCGGACATGATCATTTTGCCTTCAATAACTGGGGCGTGGAAACATGGTTTGATAACCTACATATCGAGCCACTTTGAAATGTATCCGGTCAGCCCGTGGCGTCTGCAAGGACTTTTTCCGAGGTTTACGTATATTCGGCTTACGTCCTCGGAGCTCGTCCTCATATACTGATGTATAATCGTCCTCGCCCCTGTGAGAGTGTCTGGGGCGGAGTTCCAGCGAAGCGAACTCCGGGGGCCCTAGACCTGCGGAGAATCTACGAAAACCTCGAAAAAAGAATTATCCTTTAGCTTTGTCCTCGTGTTCGTATACTTTTTGTTAACTGCTGACTTTTATAACCGACTGCCCGTGTACCATTTGAAATGAATGTAAAAGAGTTTGAACAAGAGCTGCATGATCTTGAGACGCGAGTGGATCGTCTTAAAGCGCTTTATGAGCAGTGGTTCTCGGGCATGGAGCGACTAGAGCCGACAGTGCCACGAAAAGACGTGGAGCGACGCATGCAGGCCTTGCGGCGTGAGATTCCGCGCAACACCGCCATGCGCTTTCGTTTTCAGCAACTGCTTCAGAAGTACACAACCTACGGCATCTACTGGAAACGGGTTGCCAGGCAAATTGAAGAAGGCACCTATCGGCGTGATTTGCTTAGGGCGCGACGTCGCCGTGAGCAAATGCGGCAGACGCATGAAAGCGGCTCGGTTTCGTCTCCTGCGCCGGTGATGGAGCTCGATGAGGACGATATCGATATTGATGCGATTTTTGATGAGATTACTGGGGTGGGCGATGATGTGCAGAGTGATGCACGTGCGACCAATCGACCACCTCCGGCTCGAGCGAAAGTAGCTTCGCAACCGATCCCGCCGCCCCCTCCAGCCAAAGCTGTGGCGCGATCGCACCGACCGAAACCGCCGCCTCCGCCTCCACCTTTGCCCAATTTGCGAGGATCTCGTTCGGATTTCAAGGTAGAGTTTGACGAAGCCCCTACAAATCCACCGCCAAAAAAGTGACGCCTAAGATTTGGGGCATCGATTAGCGTTCCGAGCAAGTGTAGTGGACCGCTAGAATTTAAAGGCGGAGAGTTTAATCCGCAAATTAGTTTCTGCCGGTGCTTTTATGCCATAAAGTAGCTCACGCGCTGAATCGTTTGCGCGTTTGGTAAAATTTACCCCGAGGAAATGACTATGCAACAGAGTGTCGTACCTTTCGTTTATCTTCCACGTTTTACGCGTCGACATGTCGCGACGGCCTTATTCTATTCGTTGGTGCTGACAGCTACTCTTGGCGTGCTTGGTAGCAGCAGCTTGGCTTCTGCCCAATGTTTCAATGGCACACCGGATGGCGATGTGCATGCCAGTGAGGAGTGCGATGACGGGAACTTTAGTACGGGGGATGGCTGCGATAATCAGTGTCTGATTGAGTCTGGCTTTGTATGCAAGGCGCCGATTGATTTTACCGGTGGGGTGAGCACGGAAGAGTACTACAGCGGAAGTACTGCCGTATGGACCATGTTGGATCGCTACTCTGCGACGCAAGGTACCAACACCACAAACCCAACCATTGGTCTTGTGGGAACCGAGGCCAAGGGCGTCACCTACGTGATCGATATTGAAGTGCAAACGACTTCGGATGATGATTTTATCGGCTTTGTCCTTGGTTTCAATCCTGGCGATACGAGCAATGCCAGTGCGGATTACTTGTTTGTTGACTGGAAGCAAGCGAATCAAAACATTGGAGGCGGTACGGCGCTCGCAGGGTTGGCTTTAAATCATGTGACTGGGATTCCAAGTGGGCCCAATGATTTTTGGTTGCATGGTGATGGAATTGGTATCGATGTCGACGAAATAGCGCGGGGCGCCACCCTAAGCGCGACGGGCTGGTCTGATAACACCGTTCATACTTTTGCAATTACCTATACGGATGTGCTTCTCGATATCTCTGTTGATGGTGTCACGCAGTTTAGTGGCGCTCCTGGGGATTTTGGACTGAGCAGTTTTCCCGATGGACAAATTGGTTTTTATGGATTTTCTCAAGAAGCGGTGAACTACACCGTGATTACTCCGCGCGCGTCGGTGTGTAATGAAATACCAACGGTGACGGCGAGCGATGTTGAGGTATGGACTGCGACCACTGGCCCCAATGCCTATTTTGATGTGGATATTATCTCCTTGGCCAATCCAAGCGATCCGGACATGGATGGTTTGGCTGAACCTGCTGTGGCAAGTCAGCCCGTGAATGCGACTGTCGTGGATCCTTTAGGCGGTGCTCCTTCTGGTTACGTGCGCATTACGCCCAATGACGACACCGTTGCAGCGGACTATGTGTTTGACGTGGATTTGTGTGACAACGATCCGGACGT belongs to Myxococcales bacterium and includes:
- a CDS encoding PilZ domain-containing protein → MNGNQHFRREGRQPINLKVQLRFGHATDASPVEAELSDLGMGGAFILTSYSASIGAIVSITISTPTSWEPFNVDAEIRWVSDGSGKQPPGLGVNFLPMGKTEASALYDLIQVIDYKHDEQNTAS
- the ttcA gene encoding tRNA 2-thiocytidine(32) synthetase TtcA, with translation MKISESSMQTQQSIALPRKQSVLERSLARSMGHCIADFNLIEAQDRVMVCLSGGKDSYALLHLLERARQRAPVAFELIVVHVDQGQPGYDGEPLERWLQEQGFEYHILKEDTYSVVIDRVEEGKTYCALCSRLRRGILYTTATKLGCTKIALGHHRDDTIETLLLNMFFAGSMRAMPARLVSDDQKHVVIRPLLYAAESDIAAFAKEQAFPILPCNLCGSQDNLRRAQIKRWLKELEQSHPGLRQNMLAALGNIKAAHLLDTRIKQEKNIVAKPGHLPVVT